In Rutidosis leptorrhynchoides isolate AG116_Rl617_1_P2 chromosome 2, CSIRO_AGI_Rlap_v1, whole genome shotgun sequence, one genomic interval encodes:
- the LOC139887883 gene encoding uncharacterized protein — protein sequence MHTDGACGPEGAGAGIVLKSPEGEEYTFALRFSFPVTNNEAEYEALLSGMRVAKHLEVKELSVYVDSQLVANQFNGIFEAHDESTQKYLRLVQELAVDFDLF from the coding sequence ATGCACACAGATGGGGCTTGTGGTCCAGAAGGCGCAGGGGCAGGAATAGTCCTAAAAAGTCCAGAGGGGGAAGAATATACCTTCGCACTGCGATTCAGCTTCCCCGTCACAAATAACGAAGCCGAATATGAAGCATTGTTATCTGGGATGCGGGTAGCAAAACATCTGGAGGTTAAAGAATTGTCAGTATACGTTGATTCGCAGTTGGTTGCAAACCAATTTAATGGAATATTCGAAGCACATGATGAATCAACGCAAAAATACTTAAGACTAGTGCAAGAGTTAGCAGTTGACTTCGATTTGTTCTAG